The Deltaproteobacteria bacterium genome contains a region encoding:
- a CDS encoding D-alanine--D-alanine ligase, which produces MGGRVIGIVHNEPAPQGQAFSEASMDVMAQVEAVEKALEELGHSSVRIFFTRDLGRFIQRMKEEKVEMVFNLCETVNEDGRLSGHPAAVFEVLEIPFSGSPSMALMLTTDKFITKRLLHASAIATPNYTTYNAMEPFHPTGLTFPVMAKPRFEDASIGIDQESIFENEAQLRKRLPELSERFEALLVEEYIEGREFNASLLGYPSPSVLPVAEIDFSDFPESLRSIVGYRAKWDKTSFEYHHTPREFPQDLPQALLIAIKRTALDCFRLFMLKDYGRIDMRVDGQGRIYVLEINGNPCLSPDAGFSAAAEKAGMSYSDMVSRIVHFILQRSGKDGHQTSRASG; this is translated from the coding sequence ATGGGTGGGAGGGTCATCGGCATTGTCCATAACGAACCGGCTCCACAGGGGCAGGCTTTTTCGGAAGCCTCCATGGACGTAATGGCCCAGGTAGAGGCTGTTGAGAAGGCCCTGGAGGAATTGGGTCATTCATCGGTACGTATCTTTTTTACAAGGGACCTGGGTCGCTTCATCCAGAGAATGAAAGAAGAAAAGGTGGAAATGGTTTTCAACCTGTGTGAGACGGTGAATGAAGATGGAAGATTGTCAGGGCATCCGGCCGCTGTCTTTGAAGTCCTTGAAATTCCCTTTTCGGGCTCCCCGTCCATGGCGCTCATGCTCACAACCGATAAGTTCATCACCAAGCGACTCCTTCACGCCAGTGCGATTGCCACGCCCAATTACACAACTTACAATGCAATGGAACCATTTCATCCCACGGGCCTGACGTTTCCTGTTATGGCCAAACCGAGATTCGAGGATGCCAGCATCGGCATTGATCAGGAATCGATTTTTGAGAACGAGGCACAGCTTAGAAAACGTCTCCCGGAGTTATCAGAGCGCTTCGAGGCCCTTCTGGTAGAAGAGTATATTGAGGGCAGAGAGTTCAATGCTTCCCTTCTCGGTTACCCCTCTCCGAGCGTGCTGCCGGTAGCAGAGATCGATTTTTCCGACTTTCCCGAGAGTCTCCGGTCCATCGTGGGCTACCGGGCCAAATGGGATAAGACGTCTTTTGAGTACCATCACACACCCAGAGAGTTTCCACAAGATCTTCCCCAAGCCCTCCTAATAGCCATAAAAAGGACAGCGCTTGATTGCTTCCGTCTTTTTATGCTCAAAGACTATGGACGCATCGATATGAGGGTCGACGGCCAGGGAAGAATATATGTCCTTGAAATTAATGGCAATCCATGTCTCAGTCCTGACGCCGGATTTTCGGCGGCCGCCGAAAAAGCCGGTATGAGCTATTCGGATATGGTGAGCCGCATCGTGCATTTCATACTTCAAAGGTCCGGAAAAGATGGTCATCAGACCTCTCGTGCCTCAGGATAA